A genomic window from Aquabacterium sp. OR-4 includes:
- the rplU gene encoding 50S ribosomal protein L21 yields the protein MYAVIKTGGKQYKVAAGEKIKVEQIAADVGQEIVIDQVLAIGNGDSLTVGTPLVAGASVKATVVSHGKHDKVRIFKMRRRKHYQKHGGHRQCYTELEIGAVGA from the coding sequence ATGTACGCGGTCATAAAAACCGGTGGCAAGCAATACAAGGTTGCTGCCGGCGAGAAGATCAAGGTAGAACAGATTGCTGCGGACGTGGGCCAAGAGATCGTGATTGACCAGGTTCTGGCCATCGGCAACGGTGACAGCCTGACGGTCGGGACTCCCTTGGTGGCCGGCGCCAGCGTGAAAGCCACGGTGGTGTCGCACGGCAAGCACGACAAGGTGCGCATCTTCAAGATGCGTCGCCGCAAGCACTATCAGAAGCATGGCGGCCACCGTCAGTGCTACACCGAGCTGGAGATCGGCGCTGTCGGCGCTTGA
- the cgtA gene encoding Obg family GTPase CgtA, with the protein MKFVDEATIDVSAGNGGSGCASFRREKFIPFGGPNGGDGGRGGSVWAEADRNLNTLIDYRYARRHEARNGEAGRGSDQYGAAADDIVLRMPVGTIITDLGTGDVIAELLEHGERMLLAKGGDGGFGNLHFKTSTNRAPRQKTPGWPGEAKKLQLELRVLADVGLLGMPNAGKSTLIAAISNARPKIADYPFTTLHPNLGVVRVGPEKSFVVADVPGLIEGASEGAGLGHLFLRHLQRTRLLLHVVDLAPFDDAVDPVQQAKAIIEELKKYDAAPDEDEVDEAADDAAETDDDFGDELDEDDAPAQPARRKRRRVRARVGGSLADKPRWLVLNKLDMVPGDDRAKRVKDFVKRMKWKGPVFEVSALGREGLEPLVHAIWDHVAAFQQVQHDPDPRFDAQAATPAAASAPGPVVAEPAAEPVSDDPRFRRLDDEG; encoded by the coding sequence ATGAAATTCGTCGACGAAGCCACCATCGACGTGTCCGCCGGCAACGGCGGCTCCGGTTGCGCGAGCTTCCGGCGCGAGAAGTTCATTCCCTTCGGCGGCCCGAACGGCGGTGACGGCGGACGCGGCGGCAGCGTGTGGGCCGAGGCCGACCGCAACCTCAACACGCTGATCGACTACCGCTATGCGCGCCGCCACGAGGCGCGCAATGGCGAGGCCGGTCGGGGTTCCGATCAGTACGGCGCGGCGGCCGACGACATCGTGCTGCGCATGCCGGTGGGCACCATCATCACCGACCTGGGCACCGGCGACGTGATCGCCGAGCTGCTGGAGCATGGCGAGCGCATGCTGCTGGCCAAGGGCGGTGACGGCGGCTTCGGCAACCTGCACTTCAAGACCAGCACCAACCGCGCGCCGCGGCAGAAGACCCCCGGCTGGCCGGGCGAGGCCAAGAAGCTGCAGCTGGAGCTGCGCGTGCTGGCCGATGTGGGTCTGCTGGGCATGCCCAATGCGGGCAAGAGCACGCTGATCGCGGCCATCTCCAACGCCCGGCCGAAGATCGCCGACTACCCCTTCACCACCCTGCACCCCAACCTGGGTGTGGTGCGCGTCGGCCCCGAGAAGAGCTTCGTGGTCGCCGACGTGCCCGGCCTGATCGAGGGTGCCTCGGAAGGCGCCGGCCTGGGCCACCTGTTCCTGCGCCACCTGCAGCGCACCCGGCTGCTGCTGCATGTGGTCGACCTGGCGCCCTTTGACGACGCGGTCGATCCGGTGCAGCAGGCCAAGGCCATCATCGAGGAGCTGAAGAAGTACGACGCGGCGCCCGACGAGGACGAGGTCGACGAGGCGGCCGATGACGCCGCCGAAACCGACGACGACTTCGGCGACGAGCTTGACGAGGACGACGCGCCCGCCCAGCCGGCGCGCCGCAAGCGCCGCCGGGTGCGCGCCCGGGTGGGTGGCTCGCTGGCCGACAAGCCGCGCTGGCTGGTGCTGAACAAGCTCGACATGGTGCCCGGCGACGATCGTGCCAAGCGGGTCAAGGACTTCGTCAAGCGCATGAAGTGGAAAGGCCCGGTGTTCGAGGTGTCAGCGCTGGGCCGCGAAGGTCTCGAGCCCCTGGTGCATGCGATCTGGGACCACGTGGCCGCGTTCCAGCAGGTGCAGCACGATCCCGATCCGCGCTTCGATGCCCAGGCGGCAACGCCGGCTGCGGCCAGCGCACCCGGCCCGGTGGTGGCCGAGCCCGCTGCCGAGCCGGTGAGCGACGACCCGCGCTTCCGGCGTCTGGACGACGAGGGCTGA
- a CDS encoding polyprenyl synthetase family protein has protein sequence MAADMAQVDAVIHRRLASEVALINQISHYIVTAGGKRIRPRLVLLFAEALGFAGPEKYELAATVEFIHTATLLHDDVVDESSLRRGRQTANALFGNAASVLVGDFLYSRAFQMMVGVNRMRVLDVLADATNVIAEGEVLQLMNMHDPDLAVEDYLRVIRYKTAKLFEASARLGAVLAEAPQAVEEACADYGRSLGTAFQLVDDLLDYEGDTHALGKNVGDDLREGKPTLPLLVAMSRSTEDERQMIRHAIEHGEVARLDEIIALVRRTGALDATREAARTQADKARDALSALPASKAKDLLLESCARSVERSS, from the coding sequence ATGGCTGCCGACATGGCCCAGGTCGATGCGGTGATCCACCGCCGCCTGGCTTCGGAGGTGGCGCTGATCAACCAGATCTCGCACTACATCGTCACCGCCGGGGGCAAGCGCATCCGGCCGCGCCTGGTGCTGCTGTTTGCCGAGGCGCTGGGCTTTGCCGGCCCCGAGAAGTACGAGCTGGCGGCCACCGTGGAATTCATCCACACCGCCACGCTGCTGCACGACGACGTGGTGGACGAATCCTCGCTGCGGCGTGGCCGGCAGACCGCCAATGCGCTGTTCGGCAATGCCGCCAGCGTGCTGGTGGGCGATTTTCTCTACTCGCGCGCCTTCCAGATGATGGTGGGCGTGAACCGCATGCGCGTGCTCGACGTGCTGGCCGACGCGACCAACGTGATCGCCGAGGGCGAGGTGCTGCAGCTGATGAACATGCACGACCCCGACCTGGCGGTCGAGGACTACCTGCGCGTCATCCGCTACAAGACCGCCAAGCTGTTCGAGGCCAGCGCGCGCCTGGGTGCCGTGCTGGCCGAGGCACCGCAGGCCGTTGAGGAAGCCTGCGCCGACTACGGCCGCTCGCTGGGCACGGCCTTCCAGCTGGTGGACGACCTGCTCGACTACGAGGGCGACACCCATGCCCTGGGCAAGAACGTCGGCGACGATCTGCGCGAAGGCAAGCCCACCCTGCCGCTGCTGGTGGCCATGAGCCGCAGCACTGAAGACGAGCGGCAGATGATCCGCCATGCCATCGAGCACGGCGAGGTCGCCCGGCTCGACGAGATCATCGCGCTGGTGCGCCGCACCGGGGCGCTGGATGCCACGCGCGAAGCCGCGCGCACCCAGGCCGACAAGGCACGCGACGCACTTTCGGCACTGCCGGCTTCGAAGGCGAAAGATTTGCTGCTAGAATCATGTGCTCGGTCGGTGGAGCGATCCTCCTGA
- the rpmA gene encoding 50S ribosomal protein L27 has protein sequence MAQKKGGGSTRNGRDSKPKMLGVKVFGGQNVPAGSIIVRQRGTRFHAGTNVGMGRDHTLFALVDGTVSFTTKGSLNRQTVVVTPA, from the coding sequence ATGGCACAGAAAAAAGGCGGCGGTTCCACACGGAACGGCCGTGACTCGAAGCCCAAGATGCTGGGCGTGAAGGTGTTCGGCGGTCAAAACGTGCCCGCCGGCTCGATCATCGTGCGCCAGCGTGGCACGCGTTTCCATGCCGGCACCAATGTCGGCATGGGCCGCGACCACACGCTGTTCGCGCTGGTGGACGGCACCGTGTCGTTCACCACCAAGGGCTCGCTGAACCGTCAAACGGTTGTCGTGACGCCGGCCTGA